CAACGGCGTCCGCAACCGCAACACCCGCCTGGGCGACGAAGGGCAGGCCGCCGGTGGCGCGGGGGCGGTACAGCCTGACGGCCGTGTTGCGTGCGATGCCCTTGGTCGCCAGCCAGTCGCGCGCTTCGCTCTCCCCGCCGATCACGTCGACCAGCTTGAGGGTGCGGGCGCGCGATCCGGAGAACACCCGGCCGTCGGCGACGACGCGCAATTCGTCATCGGTCATGCCGCGGCGATCCTTCACCAGGCGCTGGAACCATTGATAGCTGTCAGTCACGACCTCGCGAAGCGCGGCCGTCGCCTCGGGGCTGGTCGGCTCGAAGCCGCTCGGCTGGGCCTTGAGCGGGGTTGAGCGGATGGCCTCAACCTTGACACCCCAGGTCTCCAGGAGGCGAGCAACATTGGGAAATTGCACGATGACGCCGATCGAACCGGTCATCGAGGTCTCGCGCGTCACGATATGATCGGCTGCAATGGCAGCAATATAGCCACCGGATGCGGCCATGCCGTCCACAACCGCGACGGTGGGCTTGGTTGCGGCCACCCTGCGGATCGCCAGAAACAGCGCCTCGGAACCGGCAACCGTGCCGCCGGGCGAGTCGATGTTCACCACGAGACCGCGCACCGCATCGTTCTGTCCGATACGCTCGATCATCCGGATCAGGTCGGCATTCTGCGTGATGAGGCCCTTGACCTCGATCCGGGCGATATGCGGGGCGACCCCGAAGGCACCCGTTGCACGGCCCGCTGCATAGCCGGCAACGCCCAGGCCAATGACGCCGAAGACGACGGCCACCACGCGCCAGAATGTCACTTTGCGCCGTAGGAGACGGCGGTCCAGCACGGCGTCGGTGTCGAGCGGCATGATCTGGCTCCGCGGGTTTTCAACCGCCCGGCGTCGCCGCCGGGCTCGCCGTTGAGGTAGACCCGCAGGCGCCCCGGCGCAAGGCTGAGGTGCTGGGTCAGCGTTCCATCATGAAGGATGTGATCCGTCCCGTGACTTCGGGGGCATAGAGAATCCGTCGGTGACCGAGGCCGTCAACGGGATAAAGGACGCCATTCCCGCCTGCATCGGCCAGCTTTTCGCCATCGGCGAACGGGATTTCCCGATCGTCGCGGGAATGGACGACGAGAAACGGAAGGCCGCTTCCGGCCAGGATACGCCCGACCCGAAGGCTGTCGAGGCTGCGTCCGCCACGGCTCGTGAGCTGGTCTTCGAACGAGGTCTGGGCCCGTGGGCCGAGGCCTGCCAGTTCGCCGAAGCGGCGGGTAACGTCCTCGATCGCGTTGGGCACCGAGACGAGTGCGATCCGGGACGCTGGAACCGGGCCGGCGAGCGGCGCGGTACCCTCGATGGCGACTGCCGTGACAGCGCCGCCAAAGGAATAGGCGACGATCCCATGCAGGGGGCCAAGTTCGGCGGCGAGGGCGTGAAGCGCTCGGGCGCTATCGAACGGGTCCGTCACACGGCCGGACGAGTCGCCATGCGCGGGCAGATCGAACGCGAGGACACGAAATCCAGCCTGCACCAGGTCAGCCGCAAAGCTGCGCATGAAATAGGCCTGATTGGCCCAGCCATGGACCAGCGCAACCGTTTCGCCTCGGTCCTGCGCCGGATCCGGCATGAACCGATAGGCCTGGACGTGGCCTGCGCCGAAAGGGATGCGGTGGGATTCAGCTGCGGCGAAGGCCTGACGTCCCTCTTCGACTACCGCCTGCTTGCGGGCGTTCGGTCCCATCGGGTCGAACGGCGTGCGGAACAGCCGGAGCGCCACGCGCCCCGTCGTTTGCGGAGCGAGAACGCTGCCGACCTGCATCCCGGTCCGGAGCGCCTTGAACGCAAGGCCTTTCATGATGCTTCTCCGTCCGGTATCATTTGTTCAACACTGAACAATCTAGTTCAAGGTTGAACGAAGTGCAACGGGAAACGGACCAAAGGGTGCCGGAACAGAAGCGCGAGAGCCGGAACTATGCGCGTCCCTGGGACGTGCCGGGCTTTAGCTCATGGCTGAGTGTGGTGAAGGTCCACCACGCCTGCGAGGCGGCCATGTCGCAGGCGATGGAGCCGCTCGGCCTGTCGCTGTCGCATTACGACATTCTGGCCAATCTCGAGCGTTCGCCCGATCTGCCGCAGCGTGATCTGGTGGCCAAGCTTCTGGTCGGGAAGAGCGCTGTCAGCATGACCTTGCCGGAACTCGAGCGGCGCGGATTGATCACCCGTGCCCGTGATCCCGTCGACGGCAGGATCAGGCGCCTGTCGCTGACGGATGCCGGACGGGACCTGACCACAAAGGCGCTCGCGGTTCACGCGGACATCGTCGCCATCATGATGGAAGCGGGCGGACCGAGCGACGCCGATGCGGTGGCAGCGGCCATGGGGCGGATCCAGGTCGCGCTCCAGGCCGTCCGCAAGGACTGATCCGCTAGCGCCGGCTCTTGCGCTTCGTATCCGGACGCAGCAGGGCGCGCTGGCGCATGAAGGCGAACGCGCTGGCAACGGCGAGGGCTCCGCCGCAGACAATGCCAACCGGAAAGACCGCGGACATGGCCAGGATATAGGCGAAGGGCTGGGTTTCGTAATCGAAGTCCCAGGCCGTTTCCTCGCGACCGAAGGCAACCACACCGTCCATCCAGGCGGAGCGCAGCTGGATGAACATGTAGAGCGCGATGAACAGGCCCGCGGCAACGCCAACGACGGCAATAGCCGCCGCTACGGAGGGATGCAGCCGACGGGTTTGCTGTGGATCGATCATCACGCTCTCTAGCTGCGAACCGGACGCCATTTGAACCCGTCCGCGGGCTCAAGACAAGTTACAAGACTGTAACGAGTGGTAGCCTGATCTGTTCCCGTGATCCGGGGCGTGGGATCATCCAAGCGTTGTGGCGATCTCGGCGAGAATGGCATCGGCCGCAGCGGCCGGGTCGCGCGCGCCGGTGATCGGCCGTCCGACGACAAGGCGGTCCGCCCCGCCGGCGATGGCAGCGGAAGGGGTGACGATTCGCTTCTGATCGCCAATCTCGGCTCCCTTGGGCCTGATGCCCGGTGTCACCAACTCGATCCGATCGGGGATTCCGGCCGCACGCAGCATGCCGGTCTCCTGGGCCGAGCAGACGATGCCATCGATTCCGATCGCAACGGCCTGCCTGGCCTTATTCTGCACGAGCGTTGTGACATTGCCCTGATAGCCGGCCTCGGCACAGTCGACATCGTTCCACGAGGTCAGGATGGTCACGGCGAGGATCTTCAGGCCTGAGCCTTCACGGCCAGCGACGGCCGCCTTCATCGTCTGCGGATAGGCATGGACGGTGAGATAATGCGCGCCGGTGCGCACGATCGATTCGACGCCCTCGCGCACCGTGTTGTCGATGTCGTGAAGCTTGAGGTCGAAGAAGATCGTCTTGCCCGAGGCCGCAAGTTCGCGCCCGAAGGCGATGCCGTCCGAATAGCCCAGCCGGTAGCCGATCTTGTAATGTGTCGCGCTATCGCCGAGCAGCGCCACGAGGCGCTCGGCCTCGGACAGGCTCGACAGGTCAAGCGCCACGAACAGCTTTTGGCGGGGGTCCAGGTTGGATGTCAGCGTCACGCGAAGGCCGTCCTTGCTTTCTCGATGAGGGACTTGCAGCAGGCCGACAAGGCGCCCCGGACCCGGTCGTCCTTGATTGTGCCTGCCTCGTCGAACGCCTGGTGGGCCGCTGACACGGCGACAGTCTCCGGGATCACCAGCGCGCCGCAGCCGAGCTCCAGCACCTGTCGCGTCGCCATCTGCGAGCGCATGCCGCCAAAGCCGCCGGGCGAGGCGGACCCCAGCGCAAAGACCCGGTTGTGATAGGCCGCGAGCGGCCCTTCACCCGGTTCGCGCACCCGGCTCACCCAGTCGATTGTGTTCTTGAGCAGCGGCGTGACCCCGGCATTATATTCCGGGCCGGCAATGAAAATGCCCTGGTGGGCGCAGAACTGGCGCTTGAGCTTGAGCGCCGCCTCCGGTTGCCCTGACGCCGTCTCGAGATCGCCGTCATAGAGCGGCATCGCATAGTCAGCCAGGGAGATGAGCGTCACCGAGGCGTCGAGGCGCGCCAATTCTGCGGCGGCCGCGGCCGCGAGCTTCGTGTTGAACGAGCCCGTGCGGATCGAACCGGAGAAGACAAGGATACGGATCATGACGCACCGGCTTGGGGGAGAGACCGGGGCTTTCTAGCCGCCGCCCGCCCGCCGGTAAACGATCATTGTGCCTGACCAGGCTGGCCTGCTTCCTTGGCAGCCTGCTTGGCAGCTTCCTGGCTCTGTTCGGCCGCACGGATCACCGCCATGCTTTCCTTGAGATGGCTGAGCGAATGGCCGCTTGCCAGTTCACGGATCGCGACGAGCGCAAGCGCCAGCACGAAGGGGATGATGAAATAATAGAGCCGGAACAGGATGAAGGCTGCGACCACCGCCTCGGCCGTGAAGCCGAGCGGCGGCAGGGCCACCAGCAGCGTCGCCTCGAAGGCACCCGCGGCGCCAGGCGCATGGGTCGCGAAACCCAGCAGCATGGCGGCGCAGAAGATGACCGCCACCGCCACGAAGGGTGCCGGCGGGGCGCCAGGCATCGCCATCAGGAGCACGTAGAGAATGGCAGCGCAGAAGCTGAGATCGACGATGCCGATCACCATCTGAAGCGCCGTCAGTGGAGCGCTCGGCAGGTTGATCCGCCAGGCGCCACGACCGAAGCCGCGCGGGCTCGCGACGAAAACGAGCCAGCCCGCCAGCACGGCGAGGATGATGAAACCGACGGTCCGGACTGTCCCGCCGCCGATGCCGAAGCCCTCGACCATGGGGCCGACCACATAGGGCTCCAGCACGAAGCCCAGGCCGAGAACCGTCGCATTGCCGAGCCAGAACGTCAGGCCCGCGATGAAACAGATCTTCACGACCTCCGGGGGGGTGATCTGAAAGCGCGAATAGACGAGGTAGCGCACCACGGCAGCCGTGAACACGGTGGCGCCGAGGTTGTGCGCGATGGAGTAGCTGGTGAATGAGCCGACCGCACAGGCGGGGTAGGGGATGTCGCTGCGCCCGATCGTGCGGGTGGCGAAATAGTCATACACCGTGAGTGTCGTGTAGGCGGCCGCTGCAAACAGCCCCGCCAGGATCAGCGTGCCTGGCCCGATCTGGCCGATGGCCTCCCAGACCTTGGTCCAGTCGATCGCCTTGAGCTTGTCGTAGAGCACATAGATCGCGAAGCCGAGCATCGCGAGCGACACGGCGAGAAGTATGCGCTTGAACCCGATCCGGTCGCGCAGAAATGTCAGAACTGGCTGAAACAAAAGGCTATCCTGAAGCGCGTTGGCGCGAAAGCCTTCGCGCGGTCTGATGGGCCAAGTAACAGAACATTTGTTGCCCTGATATGTCGGCGCATATCAGGGAAAGTGCGGATCGCGACAAGAGGCCGCTGCCTCAGGTGAGGAAGGGGTTCGTCTGCCGCTCGCGGCCGAGCGTGGTGGCGGCGCCGTGTCCCGGCAGCACGGTGAAATCGTCACCCAGTGGCAGGATCTTCTCCTTGATGCCCTGGACCAGCAATTCGTGATTGCCACCGGGGATATCGGTCCGGCCGACCGAGCCCTGGAACACGGTATCGCCGACGAGCGCGAATTCCGACGGCGCATGGACGAACACCACATGGCCAGGCGCGTGCCCTGGAACGTGCAGCACATCGAAGACGAGGCCGCCGACCGATACCGTATCGCCTTCGACCAGCCAGCGGTCGGGCGTCAGCGTGCGCACGCCCGCCATCCCGAAGCGCGCGGCCTGGGCCGGAAGGTTGCTCAACAGCGTTTCGTCGGCCTGATGCGGCCCCTCGACGGGGATGCCCAGGATCTCGGCGAGTTCTGCCGCGCCACCGGCATGGTCGATATGGCCGTGGGTGATGAGGATCTTCTCCGCAGTCACCTTCAGGTCCTTGAGGGCTCCCTGGATGCGGGCGAGATCCCCACCAGGGTCGACCACCGCGCCCTTCATCGTGTCCTTGTCCCAGACGATCGAACAATTCTGTTCGAAGGGCGTGACGGGGACGATGGCAACTTTCAATTCCGGCATGGGGCGCTCCCGATTGTCTGCTGGAGATAGAGACAGGGACTGGCGGAGGCAAGCGCGCCGATCATCCCGGCTCCGGCTTGCCTCAGGGCTCCGGCCATGCGCGACTGTGGATGGCGTCAGGACCTATGGGGATGGAGGCAGATGTGGCGCTTCGCTGGACTGTGCTGATCCTTGCCGGCCTGGAGGCCGTGCTGTGGCTGGCGATCGGCGCGAATGGGCTCTTCTCGCGCTCCGACCCCGCGACCCGCGGTCTGGATCAGGCTGCCGCCCTCATCGCGACCGCTGTCTTCGCCCTGTCGGGGCTCCCGGCGCTGGTGCTTGCAGCCAGAGATCGGTTTCTCCCCGTGGCGCTTGGTCTCACGCTGTTTCCGGTGGTCGTGACTGTCACCGGCGTGGCGCTGCTTCTGCTCTGGCGCTGAGCTGCCCTTCTTCGCCCCGGTCTGTTCGCGTTGTCGCCGCATTCGGCTGCGACAGATGACCTGTCTCGGAAGGTGGTGCAACGGAAGATGTTGCATTGCAGCAAGAGGCAATTTATAAGCCGCCCCCTTGGTCCGGTCGAGTGAATGGCCTCAGCTTACGTCATAAGGACGGTGCTTGAGGTTCGACCACAGGACGCTGTCGATTGACGCATCCGTTAGAGATGCATCGGCAATACTCAGGAACAAAGATATGATGACGATCAGGAAGGCGGCCATTGGCCGCTTTGCAATGCATTGTACTGTTGGCGCCATGCTCGCCATCCCCCTCATGAGCGGAACCCATGCGAAGGCCGACGAGGCCGGGGACTTGTCCTGGGCTGCGCTTTACGCCCGTTCAAATCCCGCAACGGGCACTCCCCGAGAGTTCATCGCACCGTCTGCCAGCGCTGTGGCGGCCGCGCCGTCCGACCGCTCGGACGTTGCCCGCCGCATCGCCGAGGTCGCGGCGCGCCACGGCGTGCCGGCCCGCTTCGCGCTCGCCGTCGCCCGCATCGAAAGCAACATGCGCTGTCAGGCTCGCGGCAGCCACGGCGAACTCGGACCGCTGCAGATCAAGCCGGCGACCGCACGTGGTCTTGGTTATACCGGTCCGGCGGCGGCGCTGAATTCCTGCGGCGCCGGGCTTGAATGGGGCATGCGCCACCTGGCGATTGCCTATCAGCGCTGCGGCTCTGCCGCTGGTGCCGCGGCCCTCCACAATCGGGGGCTGGCCGCGTCCTGCTCGCGCACGGCCTATTCCAACTCCGTCACCCGGACCATGGCCAGCCTCTGAGCCTGCCGTCCCAGTGACGCACGAAAAACCCCGCGCGGATCGCTCCACGCGGGGTTCTTTTTGAGCAGGCAGTGAGGGGCCTTGCGGCCCCTTCGCCTTACTTCTTGTCGGTGGTGCGCGCCTTGAGGGCGGCGCCCAGGATGTCGCCGAGCGAAGCGCCTGAGTCAGCCGAGCCGAACTGGGCCATGGCTTCCTTCTCCTCGGCCACTTCCAGCGCCTTGATCGACACCTGGACCTTGCGGGCCTTGCGGTCGAACATGATGACGCGGGCATCGAGCTTCTCGCCAGCGGCGAAGCGCTCGGGGCGCTGGTCGGCGCGGTCGCGAGCAAGCTCCGAACGCTTGATGAACGAGGTCAGGTCCGTGCCGGTCAGCTTCACATCGATGCCGCCTTCCTTCACGTCGATGACTTCGCAGGTCACGATCTGGCCCTTGCGCAGCTCGCCGGCATCCGCGAACGGATCACCACCAACCTGCTTGAGACCGAGCGAGATGCGCTCCTTCTCCACGTCCACGTCGAGGACCTGGGCGCGGATGATGTCGCCCTTCTTGAATTCCTCGATGACCTGCTCGCCCGGACGGTTCCAGTCGAGATCGGACAGATGGACCATGCCGTCCACATCGCCCTCGAGACCCAGGAACAGACCGAACTCGGTCTTGTTCTTGACCTCGCCCTCGACGACGGCACCGATCGGGTGACGCTCGATGAAGGCTTCCCAGGGGTTCTGCAGGGTCTGCTTGAGGCCCAGCGAGATGCGGCGCTTGGAGGAGTCGACCTCGAGAACCGAAACTT
This region of Phreatobacter aquaticus genomic DNA includes:
- the sppA gene encoding signal peptide peptidase SppA, with protein sequence MPLDTDAVLDRRLLRRKVTFWRVVAVVFGVIGLGVAGYAAGRATGAFGVAPHIARIEVKGLITQNADLIRMIERIGQNDAVRGLVVNIDSPGGTVAGSEALFLAIRRVAATKPTVAVVDGMAASGGYIAAIAADHIVTRETSMTGSIGVIVQFPNVARLLETWGVKVEAIRSTPLKAQPSGFEPTSPEATAALREVVTDSYQWFQRLVKDRRGMTDDELRVVADGRVFSGSRARTLKLVDVIGGESEARDWLATKGIARNTAVRLYRPRATGGLPFVAQAGVAVADAVGLSSVAERLRASSIVATIERSALDGLLAVWQPPTP
- a CDS encoding alpha/beta hydrolase, producing MKGLAFKALRTGMQVGSVLAPQTTGRVALRLFRTPFDPMGPNARKQAVVEEGRQAFAAAESHRIPFGAGHVQAYRFMPDPAQDRGETVALVHGWANQAYFMRSFAADLVQAGFRVLAFDLPAHGDSSGRVTDPFDSARALHALAAELGPLHGIVAYSFGGAVTAVAIEGTAPLAGPVPASRIALVSVPNAIEDVTRRFGELAGLGPRAQTSFEDQLTSRGGRSLDSLRVGRILAGSGLPFLVVHSRDDREIPFADGEKLADAGGNGVLYPVDGLGHRRILYAPEVTGRITSFMMER
- a CDS encoding MarR family winged helix-turn-helix transcriptional regulator; protein product: MPEQKRESRNYARPWDVPGFSSWLSVVKVHHACEAAMSQAMEPLGLSLSHYDILANLERSPDLPQRDLVAKLLVGKSAVSMTLPELERRGLITRARDPVDGRIRRLSLTDAGRDLTTKALAVHADIVAIMMEAGGPSDADAVAAAMGRIQVALQAVRKD
- the pyrF gene encoding orotidine-5'-phosphate decarboxylase codes for the protein MTSNLDPRQKLFVALDLSSLSEAERLVALLGDSATHYKIGYRLGYSDGIAFGRELAASGKTIFFDLKLHDIDNTVREGVESIVRTGAHYLTVHAYPQTMKAAVAGREGSGLKILAVTILTSWNDVDCAEAGYQGNVTTLVQNKARQAVAIGIDGIVCSAQETGMLRAAGIPDRIELVTPGIRPKGAEIGDQKRIVTPSAAIAGGADRLVVGRPITGARDPAAAADAILAEIATTLG
- a CDS encoding NADPH-dependent FMN reductase — its product is MIRILVFSGSIRTGSFNTKLAAAAAAELARLDASVTLISLADYAMPLYDGDLETASGQPEAALKLKRQFCAHQGIFIAGPEYNAGVTPLLKNTIDWVSRVREPGEGPLAAYHNRVFALGSASPGGFGGMRSQMATRQVLELGCGALVIPETVAVSAAHQAFDEAGTIKDDRVRGALSACCKSLIEKARTAFA
- a CDS encoding lysylphosphatidylglycerol synthase transmembrane domain-containing protein, whose protein sequence is MFQPVLTFLRDRIGFKRILLAVSLAMLGFAIYVLYDKLKAIDWTKVWEAIGQIGPGTLILAGLFAAAAYTTLTVYDYFATRTIGRSDIPYPACAVGSFTSYSIAHNLGATVFTAAVVRYLVYSRFQITPPEVVKICFIAGLTFWLGNATVLGLGFVLEPYVVGPMVEGFGIGGGTVRTVGFIILAVLAGWLVFVASPRGFGRGAWRINLPSAPLTALQMVIGIVDLSFCAAILYVLLMAMPGAPPAPFVAVAVIFCAAMLLGFATHAPGAAGAFEATLLVALPPLGFTAEAVVAAFILFRLYYFIIPFVLALALVAIRELASGHSLSHLKESMAVIRAAEQSQEAAKQAAKEAGQPGQAQ
- a CDS encoding MBL fold metallo-hydrolase, with protein sequence MPELKVAIVPVTPFEQNCSIVWDKDTMKGAVVDPGGDLARIQGALKDLKVTAEKILITHGHIDHAGGAAELAEILGIPVEGPHQADETLLSNLPAQAARFGMAGVRTLTPDRWLVEGDTVSVGGLVFDVLHVPGHAPGHVVFVHAPSEFALVGDTVFQGSVGRTDIPGGNHELLVQGIKEKILPLGDDFTVLPGHGAATTLGRERQTNPFLT
- a CDS encoding transglycosylase SLT domain-containing protein: MMTIRKAAIGRFAMHCTVGAMLAIPLMSGTHAKADEAGDLSWAALYARSNPATGTPREFIAPSASAVAAAPSDRSDVARRIAEVAARHGVPARFALAVARIESNMRCQARGSHGELGPLQIKPATARGLGYTGPAAALNSCGAGLEWGMRHLAIAYQRCGSAAGAAALHNRGLAASCSRTAYSNSVTRTMASL